From a region of the Pseudomonadaceae bacterium SI-3 genome:
- a CDS encoding RNA polymerase subunit sigma-70, with the protein MNNEPKGPNEALHELAGEYVIGTLSAEDREAVEKRLAVEPELQAAVDYWEARLLYLTDLVEPQTPSPRLWNRIERSLDETSRQAAPAVPARPNSWWESLSLWRGFAAAGMAATLVLGVVLLTRLSPTPSPTWLVVLATPQDLSPGWVVQASNQPREIELIPLGVTELPPDKALQLWTKAEGWQAPVSLGLVKPGEPVRIRLDDLPPLQPNQLFELTLEQPTGSPTGLPTGPIQFIGRAAKVI; encoded by the coding sequence ATGAACAACGAACCCAAGGGTCCGAACGAGGCCCTGCACGAACTCGCCGGCGAATATGTGATTGGAACCCTCTCTGCAGAAGACAGGGAAGCGGTCGAAAAGCGCCTCGCTGTAGAGCCTGAGTTGCAAGCAGCAGTCGATTACTGGGAAGCGCGGCTGCTCTACCTGACCGATCTGGTCGAACCGCAAACGCCCTCGCCGCGCTTGTGGAATCGAATCGAGCGCAGCCTGGACGAGACGAGTCGCCAGGCCGCTCCGGCTGTACCCGCCCGCCCGAACAGCTGGTGGGAAAGCCTGTCGCTGTGGCGTGGTTTTGCTGCAGCCGGCATGGCCGCCACGCTCGTGCTTGGGGTCGTGTTACTGACACGCCTGTCGCCTACGCCGTCGCCAACCTGGCTCGTTGTGCTCGCCACCCCACAGGACCTTTCACCGGGTTGGGTCGTGCAGGCCAGCAATCAACCACGTGAAATCGAGCTGATACCGCTGGGTGTCACCGAACTGCCGCCGGACAAGGCCCTGCAACTCTGGACTAAGGCCGAAGGTTGGCAGGCGCCGGTCTCCCTCGGCTTGGTCAAGCCGGGTGAGCCGGTAAGGATTCGCCTCGACGATTTGCCGCCGTTGCAGCCCAACCAGCTATTCGAATTGACGCTGGAACAGCCGACCGGCTCGCCGACCGGGCTGCCGACCGGGCCAATCCAGTTCATCGGGCGTGCGGCCAAGGTCATTTGA
- a CDS encoding twitching motility protein PilT, producing MTNATFRFYARLNAFLAVERRGQAFRCSCAESATTKHMIEALGVPHTEVALVLVNGAPAGLDWPIEAGDRIAVYPKFEQLDIGSLTATEPLPPGPPRFVADAHLGGLARLLRMAGFDTLYDNNFEDAAMAELANRERRALLTRDRALLMHRLVLHGCYVHAIKPQDQLRELYQRLDLASHARPFSLCLSCNVPLHPVDKEAILDRVPPRVQARHERFLGCDQCDRIFWEGTHWQDMRALLDSLTLVD from the coding sequence ATGACGAATGCAACGTTTCGCTTCTATGCCAGGTTGAACGCATTCCTTGCCGTCGAGCGTCGCGGGCAGGCGTTTCGCTGTTCCTGCGCCGAGTCGGCCACCACCAAGCACATGATAGAAGCCCTCGGCGTACCGCATACCGAGGTGGCGCTAGTCCTAGTCAATGGCGCGCCGGCTGGCCTTGACTGGCCAATCGAGGCGGGTGACCGAATCGCCGTGTATCCCAAGTTCGAACAGTTGGATATCGGCTCCCTGACCGCCACTGAACCCTTGCCGCCGGGTCCGCCCCGCTTCGTGGCCGATGCCCACCTCGGAGGTCTGGCGCGGCTGCTGCGAATGGCTGGCTTCGACACGCTCTACGACAACAATTTTGAAGATGCGGCAATGGCAGAGCTGGCCAACCGTGAACGCCGTGCGCTGCTGACCCGCGACCGTGCGCTGCTGATGCATCGGCTGGTGCTGCATGGCTGCTATGTACATGCAATCAAACCTCAGGACCAGCTACGCGAACTCTACCAACGGCTCGATCTGGCCAGCCATGCCCGGCCCTTCAGCCTGTGTCTGAGCTGCAACGTACCACTGCATCCGGTGGACAAGGAGGCCATACTCGATCGCGTGCCGCCGCGGGTGCAGGCGCGCCATGAGCGTTTTTTGGGCTGCGATCAATGTGATCGGATTTTCTGGGAAGGCACGCACTGGCAGGACATGCGGGCCTTGCTCGATTCCCTGACGCTCGTTGACTAG
- a CDS encoding MBL fold metallo-hydrolase: MDLIFLGTSSGTPTKARNVSGVALLEDSGKGWYLIDCGEATQHQLLHTPLTLHGLRAIFITHVHGDHCYGLPGLLASAGMARRQEPLDIIAPRAIEDWIRATLDMSQSWLPYELKFHATESFDGWCSSQMRVEATALSHRVPSWGYSFTERRPDPSLDVDKLDRDGVPRGPLWGDLMRGQDIEHEGRTLRSEHYLVFSRAPRRVVIAGDNDQPELLREACQGAQLLVHEATYTQAIAEAGKADFGHSTAAQVAAFAASVQLPHLVLTHFSARYQGAPNRGLSINDIRVEAAEHLGSNLILAEDLLRIRLDKGGQLQRVERLGKNAREAAVSRPGGS, encoded by the coding sequence ATGGACTTGATCTTCCTTGGCACTTCTTCCGGCACGCCGACCAAGGCCCGCAATGTCAGCGGCGTAGCGCTGCTGGAGGACAGTGGTAAAGGCTGGTATCTGATCGATTGTGGCGAAGCCACCCAGCATCAACTACTGCATACGCCGCTGACGCTGCATGGCTTGCGAGCCATTTTCATCACCCACGTGCACGGCGATCACTGCTACGGCTTGCCGGGATTGCTCGCCAGCGCTGGCATGGCACGGCGCCAGGAGCCGCTGGATATCATCGCTCCGCGGGCGATCGAAGACTGGATACGTGCCACGCTGGATATGAGCCAGAGCTGGCTACCCTACGAACTGAAGTTTCACGCCACGGAGTCGTTCGACGGCTGGTGCAGCTCGCAGATGCGCGTCGAGGCCACTGCCCTGTCCCATCGGGTCCCGAGCTGGGGTTACAGCTTTACGGAAAGACGTCCCGATCCTAGCCTCGATGTCGACAAGCTCGACCGCGACGGCGTGCCGCGCGGCCCACTCTGGGGCGATTTGATGCGCGGTCAGGACATCGAACATGAGGGACGCACGCTGCGTAGTGAGCACTATCTAGTGTTCAGTCGTGCACCGCGTCGTGTCGTTATAGCGGGCGATAACGACCAGCCCGAACTTCTACGCGAGGCCTGCCAAGGCGCGCAACTGCTGGTCCACGAAGCGACCTATACCCAGGCCATCGCCGAAGCCGGTAAAGCTGATTTCGGCCACAGCACAGCCGCGCAGGTCGCCGCGTTCGCAGCGTCGGTCCAGCTGCCGCATCTAGTGCTAACGCACTTCAGCGCGCGGTATCAAGGCGCACCGAACAGAGGCTTATCAATAAACGACATCCGGGTGGAGGCAGCAGAGCACTTAGGCTCGAACTTGATTTTGGCCGAAGATCTGTTGCGGATCAGGCTGGACAAAGGAGGTCAGCTGCAACGGGTGGAACGGCTTGGCAAAAATGCGCGAGAAGCAGCCGTGAGCCGGCCAGGCGGCTCGTAG
- a CDS encoding dehydrogenase produces MRFMVMIKANAQTEAGEMPSEDVLAAMGRYNETLANAGVLLGGEGLHPSSRGARVRFNDGQCSVVDGPFLETRELIAGFWLFQTASLQDAIDWVKRCPVSAVGESEIEIRQVFEAEDFGAEFTAELREQEERLRAQINH; encoded by the coding sequence ATGCGATTCATGGTGATGATCAAGGCCAACGCGCAAACCGAAGCGGGCGAGATGCCCAGCGAGGATGTTCTTGCAGCCATGGGCCGTTACAACGAAACCCTGGCCAATGCGGGCGTGCTGCTTGGTGGCGAAGGCTTACACCCCAGCAGCCGAGGTGCGCGGGTGCGTTTCAACGACGGCCAGTGCTCGGTCGTGGATGGCCCCTTCCTCGAGACCCGCGAGCTAATTGCAGGTTTCTGGCTATTCCAGACGGCCTCGTTGCAGGACGCCATCGATTGGGTAAAGCGCTGCCCGGTATCGGCCGTCGGTGAGTCGGAAATCGAAATCCGACAGGTGTTCGAAGCCGAGGACTTCGGGGCGGAATTCACCGCCGAATTACGCGAGCAAGAAGAACGCCTACGCGCGCAAATCAACCACTAA
- a CDS encoding RNA polymerase subunit sigma (Bacteria have multiple sigma factors which are active under specific conditions; the sigma factor binds with the catalytic core of RNA polymerase to produce the holoenzyme and directs bacterial core RNA polymerase to specific promoter elements to initiate transcription): protein MADTVSQPPLFDYEAALRACARGERSALQQLYEQESPRLLGVVQRIVRDVALAEDIVHDAFIRIWNKAGTYDQARGSARGWIFSLTRHLALNAVRNNARHVQMEPDEEGDMEHAAIDGWQEQTDAFDWRVNPGRIEACLEQLEPVRRNCVFHAYVDGYSHQEIAQRLGAPLGTVKAWIRRSLTALRECIG, encoded by the coding sequence ATGGCAGATACCGTGTCGCAACCCCCCTTGTTCGATTACGAAGCGGCCCTGCGCGCTTGCGCACGTGGCGAACGATCGGCATTGCAGCAGCTTTACGAGCAGGAAAGCCCGCGACTGCTCGGCGTCGTTCAGCGCATTGTGCGAGATGTGGCCCTGGCCGAAGACATCGTTCACGACGCCTTCATCCGCATCTGGAACAAGGCCGGTACGTACGACCAGGCGCGTGGCTCGGCTCGCGGCTGGATCTTCAGCCTGACCCGCCATCTGGCGCTAAATGCCGTACGTAACAACGCCCGCCACGTCCAGATGGAACCGGACGAGGAGGGCGACATGGAGCACGCCGCCATCGATGGTTGGCAGGAACAAACCGACGCCTTCGATTGGCGGGTAAACCCCGGCAGGATCGAAGCCTGTCTCGAACAACTCGAACCGGTGCGTCGCAATTGCGTGTTTCACGCCTACGTCGACGGCTATTCGCATCAGGAAATCGCCCAGCGCCTGGGTGCGCCACTGGGTACGGTAAAAGCCTGGATTCGCCGCAGCCTGACCGCCCTTCGTGAGTGCATCGGATGA
- a CDS encoding VOC family protein — protein MKITPYLTFDGQARDAFTLYQQVLGGELEMMTFAQAPDAGHFPAEHRDRIMHVCLSLGEFSLMASDTMPEDPACGGGPYEGIKGCSISLHPESIAESERLFTALSEGGQVVMPLEKTFWAERFGMFIDRFGVSWMINCA, from the coding sequence ATGAAAATTACCCCTTACCTCACCTTCGACGGTCAGGCACGTGACGCCTTTACGCTGTATCAGCAGGTACTCGGCGGCGAACTGGAAATGATGACTTTTGCACAAGCGCCTGACGCTGGGCACTTCCCGGCGGAACATCGCGACCGAATCATGCATGTCTGTCTGAGCCTCGGCGAATTCTCGCTCATGGCGTCGGATACCATGCCGGAAGATCCCGCTTGTGGCGGAGGACCATACGAAGGCATTAAGGGTTGCTCGATCTCATTGCACCCCGAAAGCATCGCCGAGAGTGAACGCCTATTCACAGCGCTTTCGGAGGGCGGGCAGGTTGTGATGCCCCTGGAGAAAACTTTCTGGGCCGAGCGTTTCGGCATGTTTATCGACCGCTTCGGCGTGTCCTGGATGATCAACTGCGCTTAG